The Dioscorea cayenensis subsp. rotundata cultivar TDr96_F1 chromosome 19, TDr96_F1_v2_PseudoChromosome.rev07_lg8_w22 25.fasta, whole genome shotgun sequence genome includes a window with the following:
- the LOC120283684 gene encoding probable serine/threonine-protein kinase PBL7 produces MDVQPLFAVSPPAPPPLHHHMFHEYNNNNNHHENQKETLAFKSVLLIIAPIVVIFLIVIALLLLLLLRRASSAKNNTVHEPSCSCNVSTRNSSLNKAQFSKFIFTTEASNTLGYSPEIGRCIYSGRLGFSPQVMMRCKRGQVFTYKELELATDGFIEANVLGRGGFGVVFRGILSDGTVAAIKVLHREGRHGEREFRSEVDLLSRLNSTYLVGLLGYCADQHHRMLVFEFMPNGSLQHHLHPNSGHRNPALNWSIRLRIALDCARGLEFLHEHSVPSVIHRDFKSSNILLDHNYRAKVSDFGMARTGSDRINGQVLTRVLGTTGYLAPEYASTGKLTTKSDVYSYGVVLLELLTGRRPIDLKRPPEEDILVSWALPRLTNRVKLKEMVDPALQGQYSQKDLIQVAAIAAVCVQSEAEYRPLMTDVVQSLIPLVKNQSCSSVPTTPSKLQPLHVPCS; encoded by the exons ATGGATGTTCAGCCTCTCTTCGCCGTCTCTCCTCCGGCGCCACCACCTTTGCACCACCACATGTTCCAtgaatacaacaacaacaacaaccaccatgaaaaccaaaaagaaactCTAGCATTCAAGTCTGTTCTCCTTATAATTGCACCCATAGTAGTCATCTTCTTGATTGTCATtgcacttcttcttcttcttcttctccggaGAGCCAGCTCGGCAAAGAACAACACTGTCCATGAACCAAGCTGCAGCTGCAATGTAAGCACTAGAAACAGCAGTTTGAACAAAGCTCAGTTCTCTAAGTTTATTTTCACTACTGAAGCCAGTAACACACTTGGTTATAGTCCTG AGATTGGTAGGTGTATTTATAGTGGGAGATTGGGATTCTCTCCTCAAGTGATGATGAGGTGCAAGAGAGGGCAGGTGTTCACTTACAAAGAGCTTGAGTTGGCTACTGATGGATTCATTGAAGCCAATGTGCTTGGTAGAGGAGGATTTGGAGTTGTCTTTAGAGGGATTCTTAGTGATGGCACTGTTGCAGCCATTAAAGTCTTGCACAGAGAAGGAAGACATGGAGAAAGAGAGTTCAGATCAGAG GTGGACTTACTAAGTCGATTGAATAGTACTTATTTGGTCGGGTTGCTTGGCTATTGCGCCGATCAACACCACCGAATGCTCGTGTTTGAGTTCATGCCTAACGGGAGTCTTCAGCATCACCTCCATCCCAACTCCGGGCACCGGAATCCTGCATTGAATTGGTCTATAAGGCTAAGAATTGCGCTCGATTGCGCCCGAGGCCTTGAATTTCTTCATGAACATTCTGTTCCCTCTGTAATTCATAGAGATTTCAAGAGCAGCAATATATTGTTAGACCATAATTATCGAGCGAAAGTCTCTGACTTCGGTATGGCGAGAACCGGTTCGGATAGAATCAATGGACAGGTCTTAACCAGAGTTTTGGGAACCACTGGATATCTTGCTCCAGA GTATGCTTCAACAGGAAAGCTTACCACAAAGTCAGATGTTTATAGTTATGGAGTTGTTCTTCTTGAGCTTCTTACTGGCAGGAGACCTATTGATCTCAAAAGGCCACCTGAAGAAGACATTCTTGTTTCTTGG GCTTTGCCAAGGCTGACAAACAGAGTAAAACTGAAGGAAATGGTAGATCCAGCTCTACAAGGCCAGTACTCCCAGAAAGATCTAATTCAG GTTGCTGCAATTGCTGCAGTTTGTGTGCAATCAGAAGCTGAATACAGGCCTCTAATGACTGATGTGGTGCAATCTCTCATTCCTTTGGTTAAGAACCAGAGTTGTTCTTCAGTTCCTACCACTCCCTCCAAACTTCAACCATTGCATGTACCTTGTTCATAG
- the LOC120250568 gene encoding pentatricopeptide repeat-containing protein At5g19020, mitochondrial, which translates to MIEMNNGSRLGFRRFHPSLCSSARKATIFKHLAGNSSPAEFSLVAALKSLSTSLVSGQQLHAPVLKSGLDISNLFVRNGLINLYSKCGHVDDARRVFASSSLRDTASWNIMLAMHVRARRIEEACDLFDEMPDRDCVSFTTMIMGLAQSGRSGQALSLFRDMVVDGVVPNEVTLASVISACANLRAFLEGRIVHGVAKKCGLDAFVLVATNLVHLYATCTELDEARAIFEGMLSRNAVTWNAMLNGYAKAGRAVDARELFDEMPERDLVSWSTMIDGYLRADQLKEALFAFCEMRQDLCVSPNEVMLVNLVSGCGRVAALREGQQLHAVIVKTGLDCHAFLQSTVIHFYMDCQQIELACLQFSLGNKENISSWNALMAGFVRNGMIDSARRLFDEMTERDVVSWSTLITGYVHHGQSRCALDLFDDMRMAGVEPNEITLLGVLSAVASSGTLEQGEWIHNYIRVSSIPLTDNLTAGLIDMYAKHGSIENALQVFDLVRHHTKSVSPWNAVICGLAMHGHESMSLQVFNDLLKTGIKLNSITFIGVLTACCHAGLVMEGRRHFESMKSKYGIEPNIKHYGCMVDLLGRAGCLEETEQMIESMPIEADVVIWGSLLAACRIHGDVKIGERAAERLARLDGKHGAGRVLLSNIYANAGRWDDVFLVRRAMQQSRFNREPGCSALHSFIDR; encoded by the coding sequence ATGATAGAGATGAACAATGGCTCCCGACTCGGCTTTCGTCGTTTCCATCCAAGCCTCTGCTCTAGTGCCCGCAAAGCAACCATTTTTAAACACCTCGCCGGCAATTCAAGCCCTGCTGAGTTTTCCCTCGTTGCGGCCCTCAAATCCCTCTCCACCTCCCTCGTCTCCGGCCAACAGCTCCACGCCCCTGTCCTCAAGTCCGGCCTCGATATCTCCAACCTTTTCGTCCGCAATGGCCTCATCAACCTTTATTCCAAGTGCGGCCATGTCGATGACGCTCGCCGAGTTTTCGCATCGAGTTCTCTCCGAGATACCGCGTCTTGGAACATCATGCTCGCTATGCACGTCAGAGCACGGCGGATCGAGGAGGCTTGTGACCTGTTCGATGAAATGCCTGACCGAGATTGCGTCTCATTCACGACGATGATTATGGGTCTCGCGCAAAGTGGCCGATCTGGCCAAGCTCTGAGCTTGTTTCGTGATATGGTGGTTGATGGCGTGGTGCCGAACGAGGTCACCCTGGCGAGCGTCATATCCGCTTGCGCCAACCTGCGTGCGTTTCTCGAGGGAAGGATAGTTCATGGAGTGGCGAAAAAATGTGGTCTTGATGCGTTTGTTCTCGTTGCAACGAATTTAGTGCATTTGTACGCGACGTGCACCGAGCTGGACGAAGCCAGAGCCATTTTCGAAGGAATGCTGTCAAGAAATGCAGTCACTTGGAACGCTATGCTAAATGGTTACGCCAAGGCTGGGCGTGCTGTTGATGCAAGAGAGCTGTTCGACGAAATGCCTGAAAGAGACCTTGTTTCATGGAGTACAATGATTGATGGGTACTTGAGAGCGGATCAATTGAAGGAGGCTTTGTTTGCATTCTGTGAAATGAGGCAAGATTTATGTGTGAGCCCGAATGAAGTTATGTTGGTGAACTTAGTTTCAGGTTGCGGCCGGGTAGCTGCCCTCCGAGAAGGGCAACAGTTGCATGCTGTGATTGTCAAGACCGGACTGGATTGTCATGCATTTTTACAATCGACTGTGATTCATTTTTATATGGATTGCCAGCAGATTGAGCTTGCGTGCTTGCAGTTCAGTTTGGGGAACAAGGAGAACATTTCTTCATGGAACGCTTTGATGGCAGGGTTTGTTCGCAATGGAATGATAGATTCTGCAAGACGATTATTTGATGAGATGACTGAAAGAGATGTTGTATCATGGAGCACATTGATTACGGGTTATGTGCATCATGGACAGTCCAGATGTGCGTTGGATCTCTTTGATGACATGCGAATGGCAGGTGTCGAACCGAATGAGATCACACTGTTGGGTGTTCTCTCCGCCGTTGCCAGCTCCGGCACACTGGAACAAGGGGAATGGATTCACAACTATATACGTGTGAGCTCTATTCCCCTCACAGACAATTTGACTGCTGGACTCATCGATATGTATGCTAAGCACGGAAGCATTGAGAATGCTCTGCAAGTGTTCGATCTTGTCAGACATCATACGAAGTCAGTGTCACCATGGAATGCAGTGATTTGTGGTCTGGCAATGCATGGGCATGAGAGCATGTCTCTCCAAGTGTTTAATGATTTGCTGAAGACCGGGATCAAACTAAATTCAATCACCTTCATAGGGGTGTTAACGGCCTGCTGCCACGCAGGGCTGGTGATGGAGGGGAGACGCCACTTTGAGTCGATGAAGAGCAAGTATGGCATTGAACCAAACATCAAACACTATGGGTGCATGGTGGACCTGCTTGGTAGAGCAGGGTGTTTGGAGGAAACTGAGCAGATGATCGAGTCCATGCCCATCGAAGCGGATGTGGTGATATGGGGGAGTTTGCTGGCAGCTTGCAGGATTCATGGTGATGTCAAGATTGGAGAGAGAGCGGCAGAGAGGTTAGCGAGGTTGGATGGAAAGCATGGCGCTGGGAGAGTGCTACTGTCTAATATATATGCAAATGCTGGCAGGTGGGACGACGTATTTCTGGTGAGAAGGGCAATGCAACAGAGCAGGTTCAACAGAGAACCTGGTTGTAGTGCATTGCATTCTTTCATTGACCGTTGA
- the LOC120283855 gene encoding RNA exonuclease 4-like isoform X2: MRVSYHSFHQPKCDVCKKHCISFESVREHLKGPLPKESCAKTFSSLGCDLCLKVFDDTDVLSAHESSCRLDPAIIPEIPAMLSLETCDMEVSSSTVADANEQGPEVVALDCEMVGGGSDGTLDLCARVCLIGENENVIFHSYCKPLIPVTNYRYEITGITEENLINAPPLKQVRSRIEEILYNGETPWRARILGGRGRILVGHDLEHDLWCLDMYYPSHLIRDTAQYRPLMRTNLIPHSLKYLTKTYLGYEIQTGIHHPYEDCVAALRIYKKMRSLSHPNFSLPNHRKDFLDANSSNSFDFLTKRELMNLSPDALLEMSLPNYKCWCLDAKNPMNS, translated from the exons ATGAGGGTGTCTTATCACTCTTTTCACCAGCCGAAGTGTGATGTCTGTAAAAAGCACTGCATATCTTTTGAATCAGTGAGAGAACATCTTAAAG GTCCCCTGCCAAAGGAAAGTTGCGCGAAGACATTTTCCTCTCTCGGCTGTGATCTGTGCTTGAAAGTCTTTGATGACACTGACGTTCTCAGTGCACATGAAAGCTCATGTCGCCTGGATCCTGCTATCATCCCT GAAATTCCTGCAATGCTTTCTTTGGAAACATGTGATATGGAAGTCTCTAGTTCAACTGTGGCAGATGCTAATGAGCAAGGTCCTGAAGTGGTTGCTCTAGATTGCGAGATGGTAGGTGGTGGAAGTGATGGGACCTTGGACCTTTGTGCCAGAGTCtgcctcattggtgaaaatgaaaatgtgataTTCCATTCATATTGCAAGCCCCTGATTCCTGTTACTAATTACAG ATATGAAATAACAGGGATAACTGAAGAAAATTTGATCAATGCTCCTCCACTCAAGCAAGTAAGATCCAGAATTGAAGAGATACTGTACAATGGAGAAACACCATGGAGAGCTCGTATCTTAGGCGGGAGAGGCAGGATTCTTGTGGGTCATGATTTAGAGCATGATTTATGGTGCTTGGACATGTATTATCCTAGCCACTTAATAAG GGATACAGCACAATATCGACCTTTGATGAGAACAAATTTGATCCCCCATTCACTGAAGTATCTCACAAAGACCTACTTAGG GTATGAGATACAAACCGGCATACACCATCCGTATGAAGATTGTGTTGCTGCACTGAGGATCTATAAGAAAATGCGATCTCTGTCTCATCCAAACTTTTCATTGCCGAATCATCGCAAAGACTTTCTTGATGCTAACAGTAgtaattcatttgattttttaactAAGAGGGAACTTATGAACTTGTCTCCTGATGCTTTGTTGGAGATGTCACTTCCTAATTACAAGTGCTGGTGTTTGGATGCAAAAAATCCCATGAACTCTTAA
- the LOC120250567 gene encoding mediator of RNA polymerase II transcription subunit 33A, protein MTAAATHSDALAEYTREAQERGCDPLTWAVQLSSMMAAAGAQLPSTELAGILVSHLFWANSNVRLAWKYLDRALSAGLVPPVLVLALLSTRVIPCRKSRPVPYRLYLELLKMHAFNFASQIKGPYFKKIMASVDDVLHLSQAFGLQACELGVLVVEFVFCVLWQLVDATIEDEGLQDLTPERKPIWFTRQDMDIDREANVGVKTEHIEKIQKTNIGLATEFIKEFLHHKVISRLLSLARDNMPSQWGVFTLCLRVLEANSSSLPSGSLLQLAVDDHKKISQECHRGHHEELNALIASESSTSSGGQCHGTSCSALWIPLDLYLEDCIDLSVAPSNAIEILSGLIKALQVVNGTTWHDVFLGLWLASLRLVQRERDPIEGPVPHLNSRLSMLLSITTLSVADVIEEEELALAKDAEYTSQWENKTASSGKRRKDLVSSLQVLGDYKSLLVPPSSVVLAANQAAAKATMFVSGLTVGSGYMDMINMNDKTLNFSGNMWHLIVEACISRNLLDTSAYYWPGYVSGLINQIPHSMPGQVPGWSAFMKGAPLTAPMVNALVATPASSLAELEKVFEIAVNGSDDDKISAATILCGASLTCGWNVQEHTVRFALNLLSPPPPVDYSGSDSHLTGHGPVLYVVLAGISSVDCAQVFSYHGLVPELAGALMELSEVFGSYVPSISWTLTSGEEITTYAVFSSAFILLMRLWQFNRPPLECCLMGDSAPVGSQLNPEYLLLQRNSRVLDSSNVTDNGKAFRSLSTSAKSSSAHPIFVDSFPKLKVWYRQHQACLASTLSGLVHGTPVHKNVDALLNMMFRKVNKGTNQTGSTTSGSSSLSSSSGPGSEETSIRPKLPAWDIMEAAPFVVDAALTACAYGRLSPRELATGLKDLADFLPASLATIVSYFSAEVTRGIWKPAFMNGTDWPSPAANLSTVEEHIKKILAATGVDVPSLVVGGSSPATLPLPLAAFVSFTITYKLDKASERFLNLAGPALESLAASCPWPSMPIVAALWTQKVKRWSDFLIFSASRTVFYHNNDAVVQLLRSCFTAMLDLSTSLLSSDEGVGSLLGHGFGSHFSGGISPVAPGVLYLRVYRCIKNVVILADEILSLLMWSVKEIALKVFSKERAEKLNKAKYGMRYGQVSLAAAITQVRVAAGLGATLVWLSGGPGLVQSLIHEILPSWFLSVRELDIDGASAWMVHKLAGCALAHFAMIGGIFAWGIGSSGLSKRRPKVLGAHMEFIARAFDKKISVGCDSTLWHTYVVCFLGLMVKCAPSWVLEINSSVLKRLSWGLKEWEKDELALALLQKGGVTTMGAAAEMIILAGE, encoded by the exons ATGACGGCGGCCGCGACGCACTCGGACGCGCTCGCTGAGTACACTCGCGAGGCGCAGGAGCGTGGCTGCGACCCATTGACCTGGGCCGTACAACTCTCGTCCATGATGGCTGCCGCCGGAGCTCAGCTGCCCTCAACGGAACTCGCCGGAATCCTTGTCTCTCACCTCTTTTGGGCTAACAGCAACGTTCGGCTTGCCTGGAAGTACCTCGACCGTGCCCTCTCTGCTGGGCTTGTTCCCCCAGTTCTCGTCCTTGCTCTTCTCTCCACCAG GGTAATTCCATGCCGGAAATCGAGGCCAGTGCCATATAGACTTTATTTGGAACTCCTCAAAATGCATGCATTTAATTTTGCGTCTCAAATTAAAGgcccatattttaaaaa gATCATGGCATCTGTGGATGATGTTCTGCATCTTTCACAAGCATTTGGCCTTCAAGCTTGTGAACTGGGGGTTCTAGTGGTGgaatttgtattttgtgttctaTGGCAGCTTGTTGATGCAACAATAGAGGATGAAGGTTTGCAGGATTTGACACCAGAAAGGAAACCCATTTGGTTCACTAGGCAAGATATGGACATAGACAGAGAGGCCAATGTTGGTGTGAAGACTGAACACATTGAGAAGATACAGAAAACAAATATCGGGTTGGCTACTGAGTTCATCAAGGAATTCCTGCACCACAAAGTAATTTCCAGGCTTCTTTCCTTGGCACGTGACAACAT GCCTTCTCAATGGGGAGTGTTCACTCTATGCTTACGTGTACTTGAAGCAAATTCATCATCATTACCTTCAGGAAGTCTGCTTCAGTTGGCAGTAGATGACCACAAAAAAATTAGCCAAGAATGTCATCGTGGTCACCATGAAGAGCTTAATGCTTTGATTGCTTCTgaatcttcaacatcttctggTGGTCAATGTCATGGGACTAGCTGTTCTGCCCTCTGGATTCCTTTAGATCTCTATCTTGAGGACTGCATAGATCTTTCTGTTGCGCCATCAAATGCCATCGAAATCCTTAGTG GTTTAATCAAGGCTTTGCAAGTGGTTAACGGGACCACCTGGCATGATGTTTTCCTAGGTCTTTGGCTGGCTTCTCTTCGGCTTGTACAAAGG GAAAGAGATCCTATAGAAGGTCCTGTACCACATCTTAACTCTCGGTTAAGTATGCTGCTGTCAATTACTACACTTTCAGTTGCTGATGTaatcgaagaagaagaattagctCTTGCCAAGGATGCAGAATACACCAGTCAATGGGAAAATAAAACTGCAAGTAGTGGAAAGCGCCGCAAAGATTTGGTTTCCAGCTTACAAGTACTAGGTGATTATAAAAGCCTGCTAGTTCCGCCTTCATCTGTTGTGTTGGCAGCCAATCAGGCTGCTGCAAAAGCTACTATGTTTGTCTCAGGCCTTACTGTTGGGAGTGGTTATATGGACATGATTAACATGAATGACAAGACACTTAACTTTT CTGGAAACATGTGGCATCTGATTGTTGAGGCTTGCATCTCACGAAATCTACTGGACACATCTGCTTATTACTGGCCTGGTTACGTCAGTGGCCTCATCAACCAGATACCTCATTCTATGCCTGGACAAGTGCCTGGTTGGTCTGCCTTCATGAAGGGTGCCCCATTAACAGCGCCCATGGTAAATGCTTTGGTGGCAACTCCAGCTTCAAG CTTAGCAGAGCTTGAGAAGGTCTTCGAAATTGCAGTCAATGGATCAGATGATGACAAGATTTCTGCTGCAACTATTCTTTGTGGAGCATCTCTTACTTGTGGATGGAATGTTCAG gaGCACACTGTTCGCTTTGCTCTGAACCttctctctcctcctcctccggtTGATTATTCAGGAAGTGACAGCCATCTGACAGGTCATGGCCCTGTTCTGTATGTTGTTCTTGCTGGAATATCCTCCGTTGACTGTGCTCAAGTTTTCTCATACCACGGCCTG GTTCCAGAACTAGCGGGTGCACTAATGGAACTATCTGAGGTATTTGGGTCTTATGTTCCTAGTATTTCATGGACCCTTACTTCAGGAGAAGAAATTACTACTTATGCAGTCTTTTCCAGTGCATTTATTCTACTAATGAGGCTATGGCAATTCAACCGTCCACCTCTTGAATGTTGCCTCATGGGAGATAGTGCCCCTGTTGGGTCTCAGCTCAACCCAGAGTATCTTTTACTGCAGCGTAATTCTCGTGTGTTGGATTCTTCTAATGTGACAGATAATGGGAAGGCTTTCAGAAGTCTCTCTACAAGTGCAAAATCATCTTCCGCACATCCCATTTTTGTTGACTCATTTCCAAAGTTGAAAGTCTGGTATCGACAACATCAGGCTTGTTTAGCTTCTACTCTATCTGGCCTTGTTCATGGAACTCCAGTTCATAAAAATGTAGATGCTCTTCTTAATATGATGTTTAGGAAGGTGAATAAGGGAACTAATCAGACAGGTTCTACAACATCTGGAAGCAGTAGTTTAAGTAGTTCTTCTGGCCCTGGGAGTGAGGAAACCTCAATCAGACCCAAATTACCTGCTTGGGACATTATGGAAGCAGCTCCATTTGTGGTTGATGCTGCACTTACAGCCTGTGCCTATGGAAGACTATCTCCTCGTGAATTGGCTACAG GCCTCAAGGATTTGGCTGATTTCCTGCCAGCATCATTGGCAACTATAGTGAGTTACTTCTCAGCTGAAGTGACTCGTGGAATCTGGAAACCGGCTTTCATGAATGGAACTGACTGGCCTAGTCCAGCTGCAAATCTATCTACTGTTGAAGAACATATTAAGAAAATTTTGGCAGCCACAGGGGTTGATGTTCCAAGCCTTGTTGTTG GAGGAAGCTCTCCAGCTACGTTACCATTACCCTTGGCGGCCTTTGTGAGCTTTACTATAACTTACAAACTTGACAAGGCCTCAGAACGCTTTCTCAACCTTGCTGGTCCAGCTCTGGAGTCACTTGCAGCAAGTTGCCCATGGCCAAGCATGCCAATTGTTGCAGCATTGTGGACTCAAAAAGTCAAGCGATGGAGCGATTTCCTCATCTTCTCTGCATCCCGCACTGTCTTTTATCACAACAATGATGCAGTAGTGCAGCTCCTCAGAAGTTGTTTCACTGCCATGTTAGATCTATCaacttctctgctttctagcgaTGAGGGCGTTGGCAGCCTACTAGGCCATGGCTTTGGTTCGCATTTTTCTGGTGGCATCTCTCCGGTTGCACCTGGTGTCCTCTATCTTCGAGTCTACCGATGCATCAAGAATGTCGTGATCCTGGCAGATGAGATTCTCTCTCTTCTTATGTGGTCAGTTAAAGAAATAGCACTGAaagttttttcaaaagaaagagCAGAGAAACTCAATAAGGCCAAGTATGGGATGAGATATGGCCAGGTCTCTCTTGCAGCTGCAATCACACAAGTAAGAGTGGCTGCTGGACTTGGTGCAACACTTGTGTGGTTATCAGGGGGTCCAGGTCTTGTCCAGTCTCTGATCCATGAGATACTTCCATCCTGGTTCCTATCTGTGCGTGAACTGGATATTGATGGAGCCAGTGCATGGATGGTGCACAAGTTGGCAGGCTGTGCACTTGCTCATTTCGCCATGATTGGTGGGATATTTGCCTGGGGCATTGGCTCATCTGGGCTATCCAAACGCCGACCAAAAGTGTTAGGAGCTCACATGGAGTTTATAGCAAGAGCATTTGACAAGAAGATCTCCGTCGGCTGTGATTCTACATTGTGGCATACATATGTTGTTTGCTTCTTAGGCTTGATGGTAAAGTGTGCTCCGAGCTGGGTGTTGGAGATTAACTCGAGCGTGCTAAAGAGGCTTAGTTGGGGGTTGAAGGAGTGGGAGAAGGACGAGCTCGCCCTTGCCTTGCTACAGAAGGGTGGGGTTACAACCATGGGTGCAGCAGCTGAAATGATCATACTTGCAGGTGAATAA
- the LOC120283855 gene encoding RNA exonuclease 4-like isoform X1, whose product MEPAPKCLCRDPDSYYLQRSPMIISMDLQPNPIDPQPERSRIVRHKCSACYKQYKKKEHLVEHMRVSYHSFHQPKCDVCKKHCISFESVREHLKGPLPKESCAKTFSSLGCDLCLKVFDDTDVLSAHESSCRLDPAIIPEIPAMLSLETCDMEVSSSTVADANEQGPEVVALDCEMVGGGSDGTLDLCARVCLIGENENVIFHSYCKPLIPVTNYRYEITGITEENLINAPPLKQVRSRIEEILYNGETPWRARILGGRGRILVGHDLEHDLWCLDMYYPSHLIRDTAQYRPLMRTNLIPHSLKYLTKTYLGYEIQTGIHHPYEDCVAALRIYKKMRSLSHPNFSLPNHRKDFLDANSSNSFDFLTKRELMNLSPDALLEMSLPNYKCWCLDAKNPMNS is encoded by the exons ATGGAACCAGCACCAAAATGTCTTTGCCGCGATCCTGATTCTTATTACCTTCAACGATCTCCGATGATAATTTCGATGGACCTTCAGCCTAACCCAATCGATCCCCAGCCAGAACGCTCCAGAATTGTAAG GCATAAATGCTCTGCATGCTACAAGCAGTACAAGAAGAAGGAACATCTTGTTGAACATATGAGGGTGTCTTATCACTCTTTTCACCAGCCGAAGTGTGATGTCTGTAAAAAGCACTGCATATCTTTTGAATCAGTGAGAGAACATCTTAAAG GTCCCCTGCCAAAGGAAAGTTGCGCGAAGACATTTTCCTCTCTCGGCTGTGATCTGTGCTTGAAAGTCTTTGATGACACTGACGTTCTCAGTGCACATGAAAGCTCATGTCGCCTGGATCCTGCTATCATCCCT GAAATTCCTGCAATGCTTTCTTTGGAAACATGTGATATGGAAGTCTCTAGTTCAACTGTGGCAGATGCTAATGAGCAAGGTCCTGAAGTGGTTGCTCTAGATTGCGAGATGGTAGGTGGTGGAAGTGATGGGACCTTGGACCTTTGTGCCAGAGTCtgcctcattggtgaaaatgaaaatgtgataTTCCATTCATATTGCAAGCCCCTGATTCCTGTTACTAATTACAG ATATGAAATAACAGGGATAACTGAAGAAAATTTGATCAATGCTCCTCCACTCAAGCAAGTAAGATCCAGAATTGAAGAGATACTGTACAATGGAGAAACACCATGGAGAGCTCGTATCTTAGGCGGGAGAGGCAGGATTCTTGTGGGTCATGATTTAGAGCATGATTTATGGTGCTTGGACATGTATTATCCTAGCCACTTAATAAG GGATACAGCACAATATCGACCTTTGATGAGAACAAATTTGATCCCCCATTCACTGAAGTATCTCACAAAGACCTACTTAGG GTATGAGATACAAACCGGCATACACCATCCGTATGAAGATTGTGTTGCTGCACTGAGGATCTATAAGAAAATGCGATCTCTGTCTCATCCAAACTTTTCATTGCCGAATCATCGCAAAGACTTTCTTGATGCTAACAGTAgtaattcatttgattttttaactAAGAGGGAACTTATGAACTTGTCTCCTGATGCTTTGTTGGAGATGTCACTTCCTAATTACAAGTGCTGGTGTTTGGATGCAAAAAATCCCATGAACTCTTAA